The following coding sequences lie in one Caretta caretta isolate rCarCar2 chromosome 28, rCarCar1.hap1, whole genome shotgun sequence genomic window:
- the LOC125629203 gene encoding uncharacterized protein LOC125629203 produces the protein MPRAGRHKTLLRVPERLQRPRASRSGPPPSRLRSPARPRAPPPNVTSAPRKVRNYLSQPAPGGLSALPGTDRLQNDVHVSLQLIPSSHGTGKRHGCSGACSEAGDLRGGGCVEEGALLEPAQRALHRDVMQKNYENVTSLAGDAMACDKEEQNSQQENVEQVDKDRALLQRPKRNVSRSHEREKSSEIQHRPEREQGNQPGEEVGKLILCQGTQKDFKETTTQQEILREKRKNTCTECGKTLRHYSALIKHQRIHTGKKPCECSECGKTFKRSSNLITHQRIHTGERPYKCSECGKTFNHSSHLITHQRIHTGERPYKCSECGKTFNHSSHLLRHQRIHTGERPYECSECGKSFTCTSDLFQHQRIHTGERPYECGECGKTFTTSSALSEHQRIHTGERPYKCSECEESFPRSSALSEHQKIHTGVRPYECTECGKTFNRISTLIRHQRIHTGERPYECNECGKNFTHRSALSEHQNIHTGVRPYECTECRKTFNRSSNLIRHQTIHTGERPYKCSECGKSFTCTSDLFQHQRIHTGERPYECHKCGNTFSWHSAHVRHQRICKGDQHHKNL, from the exons ATGCCCAGAGCCGGGAGACACAAAACCCTCCTCCGCGTCCCGGAGAGGCTCCAACGGCCCCGCGCGAGCCGTAGCGGCCCCCCCCCCTCGCGCCTTCGCAGCCCGGCTCGGCCTCGGGCCCCCCCTCCGAACGTCACTTCCGCTCCCAGGAAGGTCAGGAACTacctctcccagcctgccccgggGGGCCTTTCCGCCCTCCCCGGCACAG ACAGGCTGCAGAATGACGTCCATGTTTCGCTCCAACTCATCCCATCCTCCCATGGCACAGGGAAGAGACATGGCTGTagtggagcctgctcag aggccggtgaccttcgaggaggtggctgtgtagaagagggggctctgctggaacctgctcagagagccctccacagagacgtcatgcagaagaactatgagaatgtgacctcgctgg CAGGTGATGCAATGGCATGTGAcaaagaggagcagaattctcagcaggaaaatGTTGAGCAAGTGGATAAAGACAGAGCACTATTGCAAAGACCAAAAAGGAAtgtgtccaggagtcatgagcgGGAAAAATCCTCTGAGATTCAGCACAGACCAGAAAGAGAGCAGGGAAACCAGCCAGGGGAGGAAGTGGGTAAATTAATTTTGTGTCAAGGAACTCAGAAGGACTTCAAGGAAACCACAACGCAGCAGGAAATCCtcagggaaaagagaaaaaatacatgcactgagtgtgggaaaaccttacGTCACTACTCAGCCCTTAtaaagcatcagagaatccacacaggtaaGAAACCCtgtgaatgcagtgagtgtgggaaaaccttcaaaCGCAGCTCAAACCTTATTacccatcagagaatccacactggggAGAGGCCATataaatgcagtgagtgtgggaaaaccttcaatcACAGTTCACACCTTATTACCCATCAGAgaatccatacaggagagagGCCATataaatgcagtgagtgtgggaaaaccttcaatcACAGTTCACACCTTCTtaggcatcagagaatccacacaggagagagaccctatgaatgcagtgagtgtgggaaaagcttcacttgCACTTCAGACCTTTttcaacatcagagaatccacacaggggagaggccctacgaatgcggtgagtgtgggaaaaccttcactaccagctcagccctttctgaacatcagagaatccacaccggCGAGAGGCCTTATAAATGCAGTGAGTGTGAAGAAAGCTTCCCTAGGAGTTCAGCCCTTTCTGagcatcagaaaatccacaccggtgtgagaccctatgaatgcactgagtgtgggaaaaccttcaatcGCATCTCGACCCTTATtaggcatcagagaatccacacaggggagaggccctatgaatgcaatgagtgtgggaaaaacttcactcACAGATCAGCCCTTTCTGAACATCAGAATATCCACACTGGTGTGAGACCCTATGAATGCACTGAATGTCGGAAAACCTTCAATCGCAGCTCGAACCTTATTAGGCATCAgacaatccacacaggagagaggccctataaatgcagtgagtgtgggaaaagtttcacttgCACTTCAGACCTTTttcaacatcagagaatccacacaggggagaggccttATGAATGCCATAAGTGTGGGAATaccttctcttggcactcagcccatgttagGCATCAGAGAATCTGCAAGggagatcaacaccataaaaacctctag